AGTGCGGAGATATTCCTGTGTCTATGATAGCGATCGTAACGCCTTCCCCGCAAAGGGAACCTGAAAACACACTTTTTCGGAGCTTTTTGTTTTTTGCATTTTTTTTTCCTATAAGTGAAAAAGGGTCGTTAAGTACAGAAGTTGTTTCAATAGGTAGTTTAGAAACTTCTGCATCCATTGAAATGAGTGAAATATTTGCATTGCATTTTATTTTACTGAGTTTTTTTATAGGTACTTCAACGCATAGTGCGTTAATAAAAGGCAGTTCATATTTAATTTTTCCATAATTGTCTAAAATACATTGTCGGGTCTGATTCATATTTTTTTTAGAATATATAATGACAGGCATTGTGCCCTTATTATTCTTCATTTTCAAGCCCTCCTTATAAGGTGCAATTCTAAGTTTATATCATAATATGCAAGGGACAAGTTCTGTGACATTCTGCATTTAGCAAAACCTTCTAGCCATAATACGTTTGCCCAAAAGCGTTTTATTTGGTATAATACAAAGGATTATAAAACTATTAACAGCAGGGGATCAGGGAGGTCGCATTATATGGACTCAAAAAAAGTACTAATAATCGAGGATGAGAAAGCAATCTCAGACATTATAAAATTTAACTTAAAAAAAGAAGGATTTGAAGTAGATTTCGCCTATGACGGGCAGGAGGGTCTTGGAAAGGCATTGAACACCCAGCCGGATTTAATTTTGCTGGATGTGATGCTGCCGTCAATGGATGGTTTTCAGGTATGCAAGCGCGTACGGGAGGGGAGCACTGTTCCGATTATCATGCTTACGGCTAAGGAAGAAGAGGTAGATAAGGTCCTTGGGCTTGAGCTGGGGGCGGATGACTACATAACGAAGCCTTTTGGAATGAGAGAGCTAATCGCCAGGATAAAGGCAAACCTGAGAAGAATAGAATTGGTTTCAGGAGCGGCAAACGATCCATCAAATATTTTGAATTTTGGAAACCTTGAAATCGATATGAACAGATATGAGGTCAGAAAAAGCGATCAGGTATTGGAATTAACGCTAAGAGAATTTGAATTATTAAAATATTTGGCAGAGCGGGAAAATAAGGTTTTTTCAAGAGAGCAGCTCTTGGAAGAGGTCTGGGGATATGAATATTATGGTGATATCAGGACGGTTGACGTTACGGTCAGAAGGCTGAGAGAAAAGCTGGAGGACGATTCCAGTACGCCTAAATACATTATGACCAAGAGAGGTATAGGGTATTACTTTAGGAGACCATAAGGTATGAATATAAAAAAATTTAGTCACAGCATGAGATGGAAGCTTGTGTTGATTTACTGCTTATTAGTATTCATAGCGACGACCATTATCGGGGTGCTCATCATGAGCAGGCTTGAAGCCTATTACATTGATTCAACAAAAAAGAATTTGACAGATACGCTGCAGGGAGGGACGCTCATCTCTTCACTTAAAACGTATGACAAGCTGAGCGACCATCAGGAAGAAATACAATCGAATATAGAGGCGTGGAGCAAGACCATTCAGGAAGAGATTTTTGTTATTGATGATAATTTTATGATTATTGCTTCAAATAATGCAAATCAGGGGAAAAGTGCGGTTGGTATGCTGGATACTCCTCTCATTATGACTACCTTGGCAAAAGGAGAAGCCTCCCAGTCCTATGGCAGCATTATTAGCAAGAATACGACCATACCGGTGATGAATATGGCTTTTCCCATAGGGGAAGGTAAGAACAATTCCGGTGTTATATATCTTCGAGTGGATATGACCAGTATTTATAATACCATAAACCAATCGAAGCAGATATTTATACAGGCGATGATCGTGGGACTGGTCATTACGGTTATTTTAGGAACGCTTATTGCAAGAAGTATTACAACGCCTATTAACGATGTGACAGAAAAAGCAGAGAAAATGGCTCAAGGTGACTTTTCACAGGAAGTAAGTGTAAAGTCGAAGGATGAAATCGGACGGCTGGCGGACATGTTCAATCTGCTGAGAACGCAGTTGGATGCCACATTATTTGAGATGTCCAGCGAAAAAAATAAAATGGAGACTATCCTGAAACATATGGCGGATGGCCTGATTGCTGTTAATCTGGACGGTCAGATCATACATGCCAATCCTGCGGCTGCTCAAATATTGAAGGTAACTCCGGAGGACATACAAAATGAAAGCTACAATACACTTATAAAGCCGCTCAATGAGGAACTGGGCTTGGAACAGCTCATGGCGAAGTGTAAGTCGGGAGAACTTTCGGATGTATTTGAAAAATCCGGAAGTACGTATTCTACCAGATACGATTGGTTTAAAGACGAAGACGGCAATGATGTAGGAATTATTATTCTTATTGAGGATATTACACAAAGACAGAAGCTTGAAAATATGCAAATGGATTTTGTAGCCAATGTGTCTCATGAACTAAAGACACCACTGACTACGATTAAAAGCTACACGGAAACACTTTTGGACGGCGGTGTGGACGATCCGGAGATAAGGAGTGAGTTTCTTGAAATCATAGACAACGAGGCAGACCGCATGAACCGGCTGGTCAAGGATCTGTTGCAGCTTTCCAGGCTGGACAACAATCAGGAGATTTTGAACCGAAAGGAAGGAAATCTGATCAGTCTTTTGAAGGCGGCAGTTAAAAAAATAGAGTTGACTGCGAAGAATAAGGATCAGCATTTGAACTGCTTATTTAATCCGGAAGAGCGTATTCCTGTGGATATGGATAAAGATCGGATTGAGCAGGTCATATTAAACGTTATAAGTAATGCTATAAAATATACCCCGGAGGGCGGGCGAATTGATATTGACGCATTGAAGAGGGATAAGACTGCTGTGATAACGGTAACGGATAACGGAATAGGAATTCCGGAATCTGAAAAAAGCAGAATCTTTGAACGATTCTTCCGTGTGGACAAGGCTCGCTCCAGAGCCATGGGCGGAACCGGACTGGGGCTCGCCATCTCAAAACAGATCGTGGAAGGCCATCAGGGGACGATTCAGCTGGAAAGCCGAGAAGGAAGGGGAACAAAGGTTATGATCACTCTTCCGCTTTCGCTTAAAAAGGGAATAAGGAATATAGAATAATAGTACAAAACGCAAAGTTTAAAAATAGCACTTTAAAATAAGGTGCTATTTTTTTTGTAATTACGTAAATTTTGTTAAGTTTACACATTTCAACCCCTAAATACCACATTTCAGCTAAAGGGGGTTGAATTGGTAAATTTTTATAGGTAGAATAAAATAGGTGGGAATTTTTACAAAAGAAGGAGATTAAAAAATGAGTGTAAATTTATGGGGCAGAATAAGAAGCAATGTATCACAAGACCCCACAGCAAAAAGACTGACTGCAAGCAAAGAAGCAGAAGTAAAGAGTGAGTTTAGAGAGGTATTTAAGGCCCAAAAATCAGCTGTAAAAAAAGTAGAAAGTAAGGATGGAGATACTTTGACCATATCTCAAAATGTGACGATAGCACAAAAAATGAACGAACTTAGGGAAATCCACGAACGGACGGATTATAGCGGCATGACGGATGTGGAAAGGTATCGGTTGATTACAGATCGGTATGAAGAGGTTTTTCCATGCATGGGTGGCAAACTGGAAACAAATTATGATAAGTATAAACCGGTAGCAGAACAAATAGTTAAAGAGTTGGATCAGGCAATACCGGGATATTCATATTTATCGAAATATGACGGAGAAAATTATACCGAATTTCTAAAAACAGTCAGAGGATACCAAGGATTATCAAAGGAAGAGCTAATTGAGAAAACAAACGAAAGATATTTAAAAGAAGGATCCCTTACAGAAAAAGCCCAGATTATGAGAGAATTATGGGGATTGGGGGTAATAGACGGAGAAACTTATGGAATATTTACGGCAAGTTTAGGATATTTAGAAAGACAAGAATATAGAAAGACTTTTAATGTGTTCAATCTGGATGAACAATCCGATCACTATAGAAATTGGATTAAAAATGGAGGAATGGAAAATTTAAAGGTTGACTGGGAAGAATTAAAAAAGAATCTGTTTGAGAACATAGATGTAAAAAAGCTCTATGGGGAGGAGAAGAAAGAAGAATTTAACAATCTTTTTGAAATATTGGGGGGAAAATAGCTATGATAAAAAATGTGTGTATAAATTTTTATAAAAAAACTAAAAACTAGCACTTTAAATTTGAGGTGCTATTTTTTAGTTTTTGGCATATATATGAAATACGAAGGGGGAGTCTATATGGAGAACCATGTTTTAAATATTGATAACCGGGAACGGCTGACTGTAACGGAAGTAGCCGATGTGGACAGCTTTAACGAAGAAACGATATTGATCACTTTAAAAAGCGGAGGACTGGTCATTAAGGGACAGAAATTACATATTCAAAAACTGGATCTTGCGGAAGGAAAAGCCATCATTACAGGAGAAATAAATTCTGCGGTATATACGGAGAAAAAGAATAAAAGTGAAAAAAGTTTAGTCAGGAGGATTTTTGAATAATGGTTGTGTCTTCAGGCGCGGCCATTTTACATAGCTTTAAAATAAATCTAATTCTTACCGATCTAATAAAAACACAAATTTTCGAGAGTTTAGTCATGCTTGGCTGCGGTATGGTGGTCGCTCTTTTATATGGGCTCTTTACCAGACATATTAAAGTATTTATAAAAAAGGGGTTCCTTGCAGCGGTTTATGAGGTTTTGTTTTGGGTCTTTGCCGGGATAGTTACGTGCCAATTTTTGTATTACTGTTCCTATGGTGCAATCAGTATTCATGTAATATGTGCATTTGTATGCGGAGTTTTCTTGTGGAATTTATTGTTTTATGCTACAATATCAGTGGGTGACGGCAAATGTTCAAACAAAAGAAAAAAAGAAGCAGAGAGTTTAAGAACTCCGATAAAATAATTGATCTGGAGCAGGCGCGGACCGAGAGGCGGGCAAGAAGGAAACAAGCCGCCAACAAGAGACAGAATAAGGGCAGGAAGGCTGCTTCAGAAGAATTGTCAGAGAGAAAAGTAAATAAAAGGAATAGAAAGAGGCTTATCTATCTATGTGTAATATTGGGTATTATGCTGGTCATAGGTGTGTCTATTTTTCATGTCTTTTCTTTGCAAAGAGAATACAAGAATATTGCCGCCCAAAACAAGGCTTTAAAGGAACAACGACAAGATCTTACCGAAGAACTTGGAAATGTGAATAATCCGGAATATATAGAACAGCAGGCACGGCAGCAGCTAAAGATGGTCAAGCCGGGCGAGGTTCTGTATGTTTTACCGCAGAAGGGGGTAACGGGAGCCGCTATCGTTCCTAAAAGACATACAGATCTGATGCCTGCGGGAGAAGCCTCTGATTAGAAAGGGATGAAAATGGAAAGTATAGCAGAAGTGATAATCGTAGAGGGCAGGGATGATCAGGCCGCTGTAAAGCGGGCCATTGATACCTTGACGATTGCGACCCATGGATACGGAATCAGAAAATCCACATGGGAATTAATAGAGCAGGCATATGATACCAAAGGGATCATTATCTTTACCGACCCGGATTTTGCGGGAGAGGAGATACGAAGAAGGCTTAGGGAGAAGTTCCCCAATGCCAAGCATGCCTACTTATCCAGAGAGGATGCGACGGCGGCAGGCGATATAGGCATAGAAAATGCAAAGCCTGCAGCGATTTTAGAAGCATTGGAAAAGGCGCACTGTACAAAAGCAACGCCGAGTAAAGAATTTTCCATGCAGGATCTGATGAAGCATGGACTTGCAGGCGGACCCGGAGCTTCCGATAAAAGAGGAAAGCTGGGCAAGGCCTTAGGCATCGGATATGGAAATTCCGCAGCTTTTTTGAACAAGCTGAACCAATACGGGATTGCCAGACATGAATTTGAAGAGGAAGCAGGAAAACTTGAATGAAATTATACGCACCATCCACCATTAGGCAGATAAAGGACAAGTACGGCTTTAGGCTTTCAAAGAGCCTCGGTCAAAATTTTCTTACCGACAAAAATATTATTGATAAGATTATAGAGGAATCCTTTATTGGTGAGCATGATCTGGTTATTGAAATTGGACCGGGAATCGGTGTCCTTACCTCAGAAGCAGCGGAGCAGGGAGGAAAAATCATCGCCGTGGAGATCGATAAGAATTTGATTCCGATCTTACAAGAAACTCTGGAAGGATATGACAACGTTGAAATTTTAAACAGAGATATTTTGAAGACAGATCTAAACGAAATTATCGAGCAAAATCCCATTATAAACGGCGGCCCGGTAAATTCGGTGCGGATCATTGGAAATCTGCCTTATTACATTACAACCCCTATTATTATGAAAATTTTAGAAGACGGGACGAAGGCCGACAGCATTACGATCATGATGCAAAAAGAGGTGGCGGACCGGATTAAGGCTCAAGCAGGGAAAAAAGCATATGGAGCTTTGTCTGTTGCCGTTCAATATTATTGCACGGTAAATCACGTGGCAAATGTTCCGAAAGAAGTGTTCGTACCACAGCCGAAGGTGGATTCTACAGTTATCAGGCTGGACATACGAACCGAGAAACCGGTAGCGCTGAAGGATGAAAAGATTTTCTTCCAATGCGTAAAAGCCGGATTTGGACAGAGAAGAAAGACCATGTCGAATTCTCTTACAGGAGTGTGTGGACTATCTAAAGAACAAGTGGGACAAGTGTTGGAATCCATTGGTGTGGATTCCCAAAGACGAGCAGAAACCATGAATATAGAAGAATTTGCTATGTTGGCAAATGCGGTTTATGACATGGTCAGGCTGCAGCTGTAATTTAAAAACCGGCACAAATTTTACACACAAGGGGAAAGGGAAAAGGAAGTATAGGATATGGAAAAGTGTAAACAGTTTTTTATGAAGTATTTGCATAATGCCGTTGCTATTTCTATAGTGTTGGCGTTTGCTTTAAATTTGATAATAGAATCATTTGCAAGACAGTCACTGATGAATGGATTTCAGTTTTTTTTGGATTCACCGCTAGTATTCTTGTATAATGTTTTTATCATATTTGCCACCTTGTCGCTGGCATTAGTCATTAAAAGAAGGGTATTTTCTTATGTGATTATTTCAGTCGTATGGCTGGGGCTTGGAATTACCAATGGTGTAATACTGGCTAACCGTATGACGCCGTTTACGACAAAGGATTTTGAGGTGCTGGAAGATGGTCTTTCCATTGTAACCAACTATCTGTCTACAGTAGAAATTATTTTGGCCTGCGTGGGCGTGGTAATTGCGATCATTCTTATAGCGCTGCTGTTTAAATTTGCACCAAAGAAGAAAACTCAAATTAATTATAAGAAAAATGTGGTGCTGCTGCTGGCAATCGTACTGAGTTTAGTCGGAGCAACCGATCTGGCCATAAAAAATAAGGTAGTGGATACCTTTTTCGGAAATCTGGCGTATGCCTACAGAGACTATGGTATGCCGTACTGTTTTATAAATACTTGGCTGAATACCGGAATTCGTCAGCCTGCGGGCTATTCTGAAGAGGCTATTCGGTCGATATTTGATAAGGGAGAGCTTGGAAGTAATGATTATGCCACTTTTAGTGAAAAGGATGATGGCAAAGAGCATCCTAATGTAATATTTCTCCAGATGGAATCGTTTATTGATCCCACATTACTGAAGGATATTACATATTCGAAGGATCCGATTCCAAATTTCAGAGCATTGGAAAAGAACTATTCTACGGGGTATCTGACGGTTCCCGTTGTAGGAGCAGGAACGGCCAATACAGAATTTGAAATGCTTACAGGCATGAGCGTCAAGTTCTTCGGGCCGGGAGAATATCCGTATAAATCTATTCTTACGGAGGCGACCTGCGAAAGTATTCCATACGATTTAAAATCGATCGGATACGGTACGCACGCTGTTCATAATCACAGGGCGGTCTTTTACGGCAGAAATAAAGTCTTTGCAAACTTAGGCTTTGACACGTTCACAAGTGTAGAATATATGAATCACGTAGTTAGAACCCCTAAGAACTGGGAGAAGGATTTTGTGCTGACAGATCAGGTCATGGACGCATTGCAATCTACCAAGCAGGAGGATTTCATTTATACTTGTTCCGTTCAGGGACACGGTAAATATCCAACGGAGCAGGTAATCAAGGACCCTGAAATCGTTGTTACCAAGGCACCTACCACGGAACTGAAATGGCAGTATGAATACTATGCCAATCAGATCCATGAAATGGATCAATTCATCGGAGAGCTGACAGAACGGCTTAAAAAATATGATGAAAAGGTGGTTCTGGTGATTTACGGAGATCATCTCCCGGCTTTAGAAATGACCGAAGATGAAATGAAGACCGGCTCGCTGTTCAAGACCCAGTATGTTATTTGGAGCAACTTCCCGATGCAAAAAGTGGATAAAGATATGTATTCTTACCAAGTGGGGGCTGATGTCCTCGACCGGCTGGGGCTTCATATGGGCGTGATGAACAAATATCATCAGGATCATATGGACAGTCAGACGTATAAGGCAGATATGAGGAAGCTGGAGTATGATATGCTTTATGGGAAAAAGTATATCTTTAATGGAGAAAATCCGTATAAAAAAGTGGATATGAAGATGGGTGTAAAGCCAATAAAAATAACAAATATTGTACGAATCGGCGATAAGTTATATATAAAGGGTGAAAACTTTACCGAATACAGTAAAATCTCTTTAGACGGAAAAATTTTAAAAACAATATTTTTAGGTTCTTCTATCCTGGGGCTTCAGGAAGATGTGGATTTGAATGCCGTAAACAGAATGAAAGTCAGCCAGGTAGAGAAAAACAAAGAAATTTTAAGTACAACAGAATAGAAGGTGAAAAGTATGCTGCCATCATTGGAAACGGAACGATTGATATTGAGACCATTTACAACGGACGATGCAGAGGGGCTGTTTGCTTATGCAAGCAATCCTAACGTAGGACCTCGAGCCGGTTGGAAGCCTCATGCGGATGTAGAGGAATCCAGGAGAATTATTTGTGAGCTTTTTTTGACAGATCGCTTCTGGGCTGTTATCGAAAAGCAAAGCGGCAAGTTAATCGGAAGCATTGGGCTGGAAACGGATAAACGCAGGCCGGATATTGCAAGTAGGGAGCTTGGCTATTCGCTGGCGGAAGAGTGCTGGGGAAAAGGCATCATGACAGAGGCTGCCAAAGAGGCCATTCGATATGCTTTTGAAGAAATGAAGCTGGACGTTGTGGCGATCTGCACGAGCCTGACCAACGAAAGGTCTGCCGGAGTCATCCGAAAATGCGGATTTAAATATGAAGGCACGGAACGGTCCTGTTATAAAATTTATGATGGGAGCCTGCGGGACTCCCGATGCTTTTCTTTGCTGAAATCAGAATGGGAAGCCTTAAGGTGAGGTCATGGCAGCAGAGATAAAAGGGCTGATTGAAATACGCGATAGGGAAAAGGTGATAAGGACTCTGATGAGTGCGTTCTCAGATTATCCGCAATTAGCCCAGGCGTTTCCGGATAAAAGTAGACGGCTTATCGTCATGGAAGCTGCCCTGCGGTTCTACGCCGCCTTCGGTATGCGATACGGAGGTGCTTATGCTTTAGATCCTGCGTGTCAGGGTGTGGCGATCCTCCTTCCTTCCCAGAAAAGAAAAGGATCTGCGTTAAAATACTTTTTTGCCGGGAGCTATTCCTCCCAATATAAGCGTGCCGTATCCAGGATGACGGAAGAAGAACACCGCATCCGGACAGAACTGTTTGCGGAGATATCCCAGATGGAGACGGAGATAAAGTTTCCGCCGAAATACCTCTATATCAGTTATCTGGGAGTGAGACCTGAATATCAGGGTCAGGGAAATGGGCGTATGCTGATGAACCGGCTTGTGGAGTATGGAGAGAAGAAAGAACTGCCCATTGTATTAATTACCAGTGAACCCAAAGAGGTTCCGTTTTATCAAAGCATGGGATTTAAGATGATGGGGATAACCAGTTCAAGGAAGTTTCAGTTTATAAATATTTATCTTATAAAATGATAATCGAAAGATAGGATTTCATAGGAGTTCAGAAAAGAGGGAGATAGACATGCTTATTGTATTGATTTTTTTAATTATCTGTATAATTCTTATAATTGCAGCATATTTGAGCATGAAGGTAAAAAAACCAGAAGAAAAAAAGAGCATGCCGGAAGGGCTGGAACCAGCTTTTCTGCAATACTGTGAATTATTGCTGACACAATTAAAGCTAAAAATAAAGGAAGTAGAGCTTTCTCAGTTCAAGTTACTTGCCGAGGTTCCCTTTGAAGACGGAAAGTTTGAATATTACAGCTTTGATTACAGCATTACGCCGGAGAAAGCGGTAATTGACAGCAACGGAATTATTTTAAATTCCAGAGAGCTGTTATCAAAAGCGGGCGTAAAGGGAAATCCACTGCTGCTGTTCTTTAGAAAGGGGGAGGATGAGGTCTCTGAAATATCCTTCCCGGATGACCGGGATATTGCTCAAAAAGGGTATAAAGGATATATAAACTATCGGTACAGCAATCTGAAGGATTGGTCTCTCGATGAAGAATATTCGTTAAAGGTGGATGACCACATCATTACACTGTGGGAGAATCTGGAGGGAGAAGCCCCGTTTCCATATGCTGTGCAGACCAGAGAGCGCACCCGGGATTTCCTCAGCTATACCGCGCAATATACGGATACTTGGGAGGGTCAGGGCATTAAAGTCAACACATGGATACAGTTTGAAAAGAAGAGAGAGCTGATTTATTGGATCAAAAGTACAAATCCAGTGGCAGAGACTCATCGGGGAATCCATGTGGGGAGTACCTTGCAGGAATTAAAGGAAAAATACCGTGGAGATCTAGCCTATGAAGAGGACTTCAAGGGAGCAGGAGACTGCTTTGGTTTTATTCCCAATGATAATACTAAGCGATACATAGCATTCTTTGTGGCAGACGAAAAGGTCACTGAAATCTGGATAACCGACGCCTTTGACGAGCGGCCTTTCAAGAAGTCCTTCGGTTATGTGGACGAGGATGTAAAATGGCAGGTGTATGATTATTCCGATAAGCTGTCGGAACGATATGCCAGAGAAATTTACGTAGGGCAGCATAAATCTGATTTGGATCCGGATAAGGTATTTAATTCCTTTATTGCAAAGGAGCTTCCAATGGCTGCGATTCTGGAAACCGGCCTTTTCAAAGACGGTCCCGGAGAAAGAACGTATTATATTGTATGTCAGAAAAAGGAAAGCGGAGAAAAGTTCAATATAGAGGTCGTATTAAAGAGGATCAAGCTGGAGCATTCTGTAGCCGTAGAAGAAATATGGGCCGCAGAAAAGTACAGGACTCAGATGATTGCAAGCTAAAGGAGAGAGATCATTGGCTAAGACATCAAAGATTAAAACCAATGCATTGAGACATTTGGATGCTGAAAAAATCCGTCACAATGTATATGAATATGAGGCGCCGGAAGGATTTTTGGATGGCGTATCTGTTGCGAAGGCAACGGGAATGGACGTTACTAAGGTGTATAAAACTTTGGTAACTCAAGGCTCCAGTAAGGAACACTACGTGTGTGTCATACCGGTGGCAGAGGAACTGGATTTAAAAAAGGCCGCCAAGCATTTCGGTGAGAAAAAAATTGAAATGATTCCGGCAAAGGAAATAACCAATGTAACCGGGTATATCAAAGGCGGTTGTTCTCCTATCGGGATGAAAAAGCAATTTAAGACCGCTATTGACAGCCATGCAAAGGATTTGGAGCAGATCGTTGTAAGTGCCGGAAAGGTTGGGCTTCAAATGGAGCTTGCTGTTCCGGATCTGGTATCTGTAACCGGTGCTGAATTGGCCGATTTGATTGTGGTATAATGATTCTATTGATTGAAGTCGGCGTTGCCGCAGGGAAAGAATCATTGCATCACACGGCGACGTAGCTTGTGTGTATAATAATTCTATTGATTTCAATAAAAAAGAATGTCTCTCGGAGACATTCTTTTTAAATGGAATATTTTATAGTTTTTCAGTAATAAAAATGTAATGATTATAAATATGCAATGGTCTCTATTTCAACGAGAACATCCTTCGGAAGGCGTGCAACTTCCACTGCGGATCGGGACGGATAGGAACCCTCCGTGAAAAATGTTGCATAGACCTCATTGATTTTGCCAAAATCGTTCATATCTTTGATGAACACAGTGGTCTTTAAAACCTTATCTAAAGAGCTTCCGGCCTCTTCTAAAATGGCTTTGATATTTTTAAATACCTGCTCCGTCTGCTCCTCAATGGTAGTTCCGATGATTTCACCAGTCTCCGGATTTAAAGGAACCTGTCCGGAAGTGAATACCAGATTACCGAAAATGTTACCCTGTGAATAGGGTCCGATAGCAGCGGGAGCTGCTGATGTTGCCACTACTTTACGCATGTTAAATCCTCCTTAGAATAGATAAAATTTTTTCTATAATTTACTACTTCCATTATAAAACTTTATTTCAAGCTATTCAAGTCCGATAAATATGTAATTATTAATACAGATGAATAAATATGCAAAAAAATTACTAGCATTCCAATAATGCATATGCTAAAATAGATTGTTAATTCGCTACAGTAAAAAAGATAATAGGAAAACGAACATGAAAAATTTTAACAGAGATATATTTTTGATAGGTTTTATGGGTACTGGGAAGTCTGCCATTTCAAGTCAATTAGGAGAAATGATGGCGCTGGAAGTGTTGGATACAGATGCTTTGATCGTAAACAGTACTGGGATGAGTATTCCGGAGATTTTTGAAAGAAAAGGACAGGATTATTTCAGGACACAGGAGACTGAAATACTTCAAAAAATATCGAAGACTAAAAGGCATGTTATTTCCTGTGGCGGAGGGGTTGTCTTAAAAGCCGAAAATATTGAGATCATGAAGAAAGCGGGGAAGATCATTCTCTTGACTGCAAGTGCAGAAACGATTTATCAGAGAGTTAAAAATGATGAGCAAAGACCGCTGCTTAAAGGGAACCTGAATGCGGAGTACATAAACGAATTAATGGGAAAAAGACAGGCGGCATATCATGAAGCGGCCGATATTATAATCGAAACCGATCATAAAAACATGGCAGAAATTTGCAGCGAAATAATTACAAAGCTTGAAATTTTGGAGGGTACTGAATGATAACATATAGGAATGATATTGCAGTGGATGATTACTTACGGCTGCGTGACGCAGTAGAATGGAAGAAGGTTCCCAGGGAGCAGGCGGAAAAAGCACTGGCAGGTTCCGTTTACATGCTGGTGGCCTATGATGACGAAAAGGCTGTGGGCATGGCCCGAGTCGTGGGAGACGGCGCTTACATGGCGTTAATTGTAGATGTAATCGTTCATCCGGATTATCAAAAGATGAAAATCGGATCTTATATCATAAATAATATCATGAATACGCTGGAGTCGTCCATCAAGGGTGATGACATTATGATGATCAATCTGATGTCTCTGCAGGGCAAAGAAACTTTTTACGAACAATTTG
This region of Aminipila luticellarii genomic DNA includes:
- a CDS encoding response regulator, with product MDSKKVLIIEDEKAISDIIKFNLKKEGFEVDFAYDGQEGLGKALNTQPDLILLDVMLPSMDGFQVCKRVREGSTVPIIMLTAKEEEVDKVLGLELGADDYITKPFGMRELIARIKANLRRIELVSGAANDPSNILNFGNLEIDMNRYEVRKSDQVLELTLREFELLKYLAERENKVFSREQLLEEVWGYEYYGDIRTVDVTVRRLREKLEDDSSTPKYIMTKRGIGYYFRRP
- a CDS encoding HAMP domain-containing sensor histidine kinase; this encodes MNIKKFSHSMRWKLVLIYCLLVFIATTIIGVLIMSRLEAYYIDSTKKNLTDTLQGGTLISSLKTYDKLSDHQEEIQSNIEAWSKTIQEEIFVIDDNFMIIASNNANQGKSAVGMLDTPLIMTTLAKGEASQSYGSIISKNTTIPVMNMAFPIGEGKNNSGVIYLRVDMTSIYNTINQSKQIFIQAMIVGLVITVILGTLIARSITTPINDVTEKAEKMAQGDFSQEVSVKSKDEIGRLADMFNLLRTQLDATLFEMSSEKNKMETILKHMADGLIAVNLDGQIIHANPAAAQILKVTPEDIQNESYNTLIKPLNEELGLEQLMAKCKSGELSDVFEKSGSTYSTRYDWFKDEDGNDVGIIILIEDITQRQKLENMQMDFVANVSHELKTPLTTIKSYTETLLDGGVDDPEIRSEFLEIIDNEADRMNRLVKDLLQLSRLDNNQEILNRKEGNLISLLKAAVKKIELTAKNKDQHLNCLFNPEERIPVDMDKDRIEQVILNVISNAIKYTPEGGRIDIDALKRDKTAVITVTDNGIGIPESEKSRIFERFFRVDKARSRAMGGTGLGLAISKQIVEGHQGTIQLESREGRGTKVMITLPLSLKKGIRNIE
- the yabP gene encoding sporulation protein YabP; amino-acid sequence: MENHVLNIDNRERLTVTEVADVDSFNEETILITLKSGGLVIKGQKLHIQKLDLAEGKAIITGEINSAVYTEKKNKSEKSLVRRIFE
- the yabQ gene encoding spore cortex biosynthesis protein YabQ; protein product: MVVSSGAAILHSFKINLILTDLIKTQIFESLVMLGCGMVVALLYGLFTRHIKVFIKKGFLAAVYEVLFWVFAGIVTCQFLYYCSYGAISIHVICAFVCGVFLWNLLFYATISVGDGKCSNKRKKEAESLRTPIK
- a CDS encoding FtsB family cell division protein, whose product is MFKQKKKRSREFKNSDKIIDLEQARTERRARRKQAANKRQNKGRKAASEELSERKVNKRNRKRLIYLCVILGIMLVIGVSIFHVFSLQREYKNIAAQNKALKEQRQDLTEELGNVNNPEYIEQQARQQLKMVKPGEVLYVLPQKGVTGAAIVPKRHTDLMPAGEASD
- the rnmV gene encoding ribonuclease M5; its protein translation is MESIAEVIIVEGRDDQAAVKRAIDTLTIATHGYGIRKSTWELIEQAYDTKGIIIFTDPDFAGEEIRRRLREKFPNAKHAYLSREDATAAGDIGIENAKPAAILEALEKAHCTKATPSKEFSMQDLMKHGLAGGPGASDKRGKLGKALGIGYGNSAAFLNKLNQYGIARHEFEEEAGKLE
- the rsmA gene encoding 16S rRNA (adenine(1518)-N(6)/adenine(1519)-N(6))-dimethyltransferase RsmA; this encodes MKLYAPSTIRQIKDKYGFRLSKSLGQNFLTDKNIIDKIIEESFIGEHDLVIEIGPGIGVLTSEAAEQGGKIIAVEIDKNLIPILQETLEGYDNVEILNRDILKTDLNEIIEQNPIINGGPVNSVRIIGNLPYYITTPIIMKILEDGTKADSITIMMQKEVADRIKAQAGKKAYGALSVAVQYYCTVNHVANVPKEVFVPQPKVDSTVIRLDIRTEKPVALKDEKIFFQCVKAGFGQRRKTMSNSLTGVCGLSKEQVGQVLESIGVDSQRRAETMNIEEFAMLANAVYDMVRLQL